From one Dermacentor variabilis isolate Ectoservices chromosome 3, ASM5094787v1, whole genome shotgun sequence genomic stretch:
- the LOC142575371 gene encoding uncharacterized protein LOC142575371, which produces MSPSWLPRFRPLFLLVTALNVLLLYSVGHYLWTPRSAALSSSSAEGSDSAAGAWERATPVGHRIRTAGCTLPQFDAFDPSVRPYFRRRSETRRCYGRPNFITVRDGFPAIIEENLKEHGVLPKDLVCFYKEIYRNESLKKPDEKYLYSSRERLLFDEPLRKEFLFVECATKQSPEQSFHDQFLLNPVIKGNVEERCRTASAGTPHNLSVLVLGLDSVSYLNLDRHLPETAKFVREKLGAFELYGYNKLGDNSYPNQVPLIMGLKDHEATKAAPDGFYDDLSGRFIWQLYGERGYRTMFLEESPFYGLFNYFSQGFRRAPADYYLRHAIMAMDDSPKKTQDWQRVRCLGPTMPFEELLDYLARFTDVMAERPFFSYTWISEITHDSLNSAGYADEPFRRHLETLYSSGMLNHTVLVFLSDHGLRFGDVRATYIGKFEDRQPFAFVVFPPWFLEQNPEAARSLRANQRRLTTHFDVHAMLVELLDYPNAERPNSTYGLSLLHDVPETRTCADASITHHWCACNARSEAAVSSELASTLANHFMSKINGWVAQAARKCAEYKLLQIMDVTALQATPAERATNTSHYWVTIKLSPGEAVFEGTVRVQGDNVTVLKEISRCNWFAGQSYCVRNHWLEKFCYCRRTVGELV; this is translated from the exons GGGCCACTATCTGTGGACGCCGCGGTCTGCGGCCTTGTCCTCCTCGTCCGCGGAGGGCTCGGACTCCGCCGCCGGCGCCTGGGAGCGGGCCACGCCGGTGGGACACCGCATTCGAACCGCGGGCTGCACGCTACCCCAGTTCGACGCGTTCGACCCCTCCGTCAGGCCGTACTTCCGGCGCCGCTCGGAGACGCGCCGGTGCTACGGGAGACCGAACTTCATCACCGTCAG GGATGGATTTCCGGCCATCATTGAAGAAAATCTCAAAGAACATGGCGTGCTTCCAAAGGACCTCGTGTGCTTCTACAAAGAAATCTACCGAAATGAATCTTTGAAGAAACCCGACGAGAAGTACTTGTATAGTTCCAGAGAGCGACTCCTGTTTGACGAACCGTTGAGGAAGGAGTTTCTCTTCGTCGAATGCGCCACGAAGCAGTCTCCGGAGCAGTCGTTTCACGACCAGTTTCTCCTCAACCCGGTGATCAAAGGCAATGTCGAGGAACGCTGTCGCACGGCGTCTGCCGGAACGCCGCACAACCTGAGCGTTCTAGTCCTCGGTCTCGACTCGGTTTCGTACTTAAACTTGGACAGACACCTGCCGGAAACCGCAAAGTTCGTTCGCGAAAAGCTGGGTGCTTTCGAGCTCTACGGATACAACAAGCTCGGGGACAACTCGTATCCGAACCAAGTTCCCCTGATCATGGGCCTCAAGGACCACGAGGCGACCAAGGCCGCTCCAGATGGGTTCTACGACGACCTGAGTGGCCGGTTCATTTGGCAGCTGTATGGCGAACGGGGTTACCGGACCATGTTTCTCGAGGAGTCGCCGTTCTACGGCCTCTTCAACTACTTCAGCCAGGGCTTCCGGCGCGCACCGGCCGACTACTACCTGCGACACGCCATCATGGCCATGGATGACTCGCCAAAGAAAACCCAAGACTGGCAGCGTGTCCGCTGCTTGGGACCCACGATGCCGTTCGAGGAGCTGCTGGACTACCTCGCCCGCTTCACGGACGTGATGGCCGAGCGTCCTTTCTTCTCCTACACCTGGATCAGCGAGATCACGCACGACTCGCTGAACAGCGCGGGCTACGCAGACGAGCCCTTCCGGCGGCACCTGGAAACTCTGTACTCTTCCGGCATGCTCAACCACACCGTTCTCGTCTTCCTCAGCGACCACGGCTTGCGGTTCGGCGACGTTCGGGCAACTTACATCGGCAAGTTCGAGGACCGCCAGCCCTTCGCCTTCGTGGTCTTCCCGCCGTGGTTCCTCGAGCAGAACCCAGAAGCGGCGCGCAGCCTGCGCGCCAACCAGCGCCGCCTCACCACTCACTTCGACGTGCACGCGATGCTCGTCGAGCTGCTCGACTACCCGAACGCCGAGCGACCAAACTCCACATACGGACTCAGCCTGCTGCACGACGTGCCCGAGACGAGGACGTGCGCCGACGCGTCCATCACGCATCACTGGTGCGCGTGCAACGCCCGCTCCGAAGCCGCCGTTTCCAGTGAGCTGGCCTCGACGCTGGCGAACCACTTCATGTCCAAGATCAACGGATGGGTGGCCCAGGCAGCGCGCAAGTGCGCCGAGTACAAGCTACTGCAAATCATGGACGTGACGGCGCTCCAGGCGACCCCTGCTGAGCGTGCGACGAACACGAGTCACTACTGGGTGACCATCAAGCTTTCGCCGGGCGAGGCCGTATTCGAGGGCACGGTGCGTGTGCAGGGAGACAATGTGACGGTGCTGAAGGAGATCAGCCGTTGCAACTGGTTCGCGGGCCAGTCATACTGTGTCCGCAACCACTGGCTCGAGAAGTTTTGCTATTGCCGTCGGACGGTCGGAGAGCTGGTTTGA